The Miscanthus floridulus cultivar M001 chromosome 7, ASM1932011v1, whole genome shotgun sequence genome includes a region encoding these proteins:
- the LOC136466475 gene encoding disease resistance protein Pik-2-like encodes MESAAQSIVSNLGQLLVDEVQEIRGVGDKVVLLMDELSTMNAFLRMISEADQSTVDHLVREWEKQVRELAYDAEDCADTYWLRVRRPMAPLQLPHIIVKWPKYQLEKLLLRRTLAADVKALLARTTTVSERRVRYGIDRAALPRSPWFTPVSAASVSANALRRADDPDDQFVGIREQVDTLAERIKADDDDRSLKVFSIVGSGGLGKTTLAVELCRQLEADFQRQALVSVSQAFDGGKDMKGLMARLLKQIVNLKEDGEQTHGNQLKINQMDVEELSSKLKELLKDKRYLIVIDDVWSVPAWEAIRVRLPENKCSSRIIVTTRIETVAKASSVSEDLVHHIKPLNLHDSKKLFVKRVFGSMGGTCPNGLKDTMDNILKKCGGLPLAIVSIASLLASHNSAESVEMWIKVSNSIGSQMESHPTLEGMRQVITLSYDYLPHHLKACMMYLSIFPEDYVIAKDRLLYRWIAEGLVAKKRGLTLFDVAEEYFNELISRNMIQPNKLQVTKKTYSHAEMGEACQVHDTMLEVMVSKSQDANFVSLVGRQYGGGSPYGKVRRLSIHANDDNERMSQNKGVEQRHHARHGIEAMNLQQVRSLTIFQSEGLEKLLNRIGEFKLLRVLDLEDCKALQDKHMRYVCRLYLLRFLRLTGTRISEMPSEIGDLEYLESLDVGSRMYMPPTVTKLHRLERLRVPWWTLPRGLGNMKALREVDWAQLKGDVQVAREIGELQHLQVLYITVVEDPEEEFSSVLCSSLSKTCALRSLHLYSGRTLDSLLHVSSPPPLLQHLTMMGPISQFPDWISSLKHLAEFSVEWAMLAADQLLDSLCKLPSLRSIRLGMRSCKDRELVARTTHSFPALRILDLYLAGEQPEVVEFEQGSMTKLETLLLEFSDKERRIVGIDNLKSLKEVKLSGWENNPSLQRALQQLKEENENRPESSQIKVVVHHG; translated from the exons ATGGAGAGCGCAGCGCAGTCCATCGTGAGCAACCTGGGGCAGCTGCTGGTCGACGAGGTCCAGGAGATCCGCGgcgtcggcgacaaggtggttctCCTAATGGACGAGCTGTCCACCATGAACGCCTTCCTCCGAATGATCTCCGAGGCGGACCAGAGCACCGTCGACCACCTGGTCAGGGAGTGGGAGAAGCAGGTGCGTGAGCTCGCCTACGACGCCGAGGACTGCGCCGACACTTACTGGCTCCGCGTCAGGCGCCCGATGGCGCCCCTCCAGCTGCCTCACATTATCGTGAAATGGCCCAAGTACCAgctggagaagctgctgctgcgaCGCACCCTCGCCGCCGACGTCAAGGCCCTTCTGGCACGTACCACCACCGTCAGCGAGCGCCGCGTTCGCTACGGCATCGACCGGGCGGCGCTACCCAGGTCTCCGTGGTTCACTCCGGTCTCGGCGGCGTCTGTGTCCGCGAATGCCCTCCGCCGTGCCGATGACCCTGATGATCAGTTCGTCGGCATCAGGGAACAGGTCGACACCCTGGCGGAGAGGATCAAAGCCGACGATGATGACAGAAGCCTCAAGGTGTTCTCCATCGTGGGGTCCGGAGGGCTGGGGAAGACAACTCTGGCGGTGGAGCTGTGCCGGCAGCTGGAGGCCGACTTCCAGCGCCAGGCGCTGGTGTCCGTGTCACAGGCGTTCGATGGCGGGAAGGATATGAAGGGACTGATGGCCCGACTGCTCAAGCAGATTGTGAACCTGAAAGAAGATGGTGAGCAAACCCATGGCAACCAACTTAAAATCAACCAAATGGACGTGGAAGAACTGTCGAGCAAGCTCAAGGAGCTCCTCAAGGACAAGAG GTATCTCATTGTGATCGATGATGTATGGAGCGTACCAGCATGGGAAGCTATCCGCGTCAGATTGCCAGAGAACAAATGCAGCAGCAGAATCATTGTGACGACTCGGATAGAGACAGTGGCCAAAGCAAGTAGCGTTTCAGAGGATCTTGTCCATCATATAAAGCCACTGAACTTACATGACAGCAAGAAGCTATTCGTCAAGAGAGTATTTGGCTCCATGGGTGGTACTTGCCCCAACGGATTGAAAGATACCATGGACAATATTTTGAAGAAATGTGGTGGGTTGCCATTGGCTATTGTTAGTATAGCCAGTCTTCTAGCAAGCCACAATTCGGCTGAGAGTGTAGAAATGTGGATAAAAGTGTCCAACTCAATTGGTTCTCAGATGGAGAGCCACCCCACCCTGGAGGGGATGAGGCAAGTGATTACACTCAGCTATGACTACCTGCCTCATCATCTAAAGGCTTGCATGATGTATCTGAGCATTTTCCCTGAGGATTATGTGATTGCCAAGGATAGGTTGTTGTACAGATGGATTGCCGAAGGTTTGGTTGCTAAGAAGCGGGGTTTGACTTTGTTTGATGTTGCAGAAGAATACTTCAATGAGCTGATAAGCAGGAACATGATTCAACCAAACAAGCTACAGGTAACCAAAAAAACCTACTCCCATGCAGAAATGGGCGAAGCATGCCAGGTGCACGATACGATGCTTGAGGTCATGGTGTCCAAATCCCAAGATGCCAACTTTGTTAGCTTGGTAGGACGGCAATATGGAGGAGGATCGCCATACGGCAAGGTTCGCCGCCTCTCAATCCATGCCAATGACGACAACGAGCGCATGAGTCAGAACAAGGGAGTGGAGCAGCGGCATCATGCAAGACATGGCATTGAGGCGATGAACCTACAACAAGTTCGATCGCTGACTATATttcagtcagaaggccttgagaAGCTTTTAAATCGAATAGGCGAGTTCAAGTTGCTGAGGGTACTTGACCTGGAAGACTGCAAGGCTCTGCAAGACAAGCATATGAGATATGTCTGTCGGCTGTATCTTCTCAGGTTCTTGAGATTGACAGGTACACGAATCAGTGAGATGCCTAGCGAAATCGGTGATCTGGAGTATTTGGAGAGTCTGGATGTTGGAAGTAGGATGTACATGCCGCCAACCGTGACGAAGCTGCATAGACTTGAGCGCCTGAGGGTGCCTTGGTGGACTCTGCCACGGGGGCTAGGGAACATGAAGGCGCTGCGCGAGGTGGACTGGGCCCAACTCAAAGGTGACGTTCAGGTTGCCCGAGAGATAGGTGAGCTACAACACTTGCAGGTGCTATATATTACTGTGGTTGAGGACCCCGAAGAGGAGTTTTCGAGTGTGCTTTGCTCCTCCCTAAGCAAGACATGCGCCCTCCGATCGCTCCACCTGTATTCTGGCAGGACACTGGACTCTCTCCTTCACGTCTCCTCACCGCCACCACTCCTCCAGCATCTTACTATGATGGGGCCCATTAGTCAATTTCCTGATTGGATCTCATCACTCAAGCACCTTGCAGAATTTTCGGTGGAATGGGCCATGCTTGCTGCTGACCAGCTACTTGATTCCTTGTGTAAGTTGCCCAGCCTGCGGAGCATCCGCCTGGGGATGCGGAGCTGCAAAGACCGAGAGCTGGTTGCACGCACCACACACAGTTTTCCAGCGCTGAGGATCCTGGATCTGTACCTCGCTGGAGAACAGCCCGAAGTAGTCGAATTTGAGCAAGGATCAATGACAAAGCTGGAGACGCTTCTATTGGAGTTCTCTGACAAGGAGAGGAGAATTGTCGGTATTGACAACTTGAAGAGCCTTAAAGAGGTGAAGCTCAGTGGTTGGGAAAATAACCCATCACTGCAACGCGCACTGCAGCAGCTCAAGGAGGAGAACGAGAATCGCCCTGAGTCCAGCCAGATCAAAGTTGTAGTGCACCATGGGTGA